In Candidatus Sulfurimonas marisnigri, a single genomic region encodes these proteins:
- the rplT gene encoding 50S ribosomal protein L20 produces MPRVKTGVVRRRRHKKILKLAKGFYSGRRKHYRKAKEQIERSLVYAHRDRKQKKRDFRSLWIVRINAAARLNGMNYSTFINGLHKSGIELDRKILADMAMNDAAAFTAVATASKAALAS; encoded by the coding sequence ATGCCAAGAGTAAAAACAGGTGTTGTTCGTAGAAGAAGACACAAAAAGATTTTAAAATTAGCGAAAGGTTTTTACAGCGGACGCCGTAAACACTACCGTAAAGCTAAGGAACAAATTGAACGTTCATTAGTATATGCACACCGTGATCGTAAGCAGAAAAAACGTGACTTCCGTAGTTTATGGATTGTACGTATTAACGCTGCTGCTCGTCTTAACGGTATGAACTATTCTACGTTTATAAATGGACTTCACAAATCTGGCATCGAGCTTGATCGTAAAATTCTTGCTGATATGGCGATGAATGATGCAGCAGCATTTACTGCAGTTGCAACAGCATCTAAAGCAGCATTAGCTTCATAA
- the rpmI gene encoding 50S ribosomal protein L35 produces MPKMKSVKGAVKRFKVKKNGSVKRGTAYRSHILTKQDAGTRREQNSPKVVAKADEANIKAMIN; encoded by the coding sequence ATGCCAAAAATGAAATCTGTTAAAGGCGCTGTAAAGCGTTTTAAAGTTAAGAAAAATGGCTCTGTAAAACGTGGTACAGCGTACAGAAGTCACATTCTTACTAAACAAGATGCAGGTACTCGTCGTGAGCAAAACAGCCCAAAAGTTGTTGCTAAAGCAGACGAGGCAAATATCAAGGCTATGATTAACTAA
- a CDS encoding SDR family NAD(P)-dependent oxidoreductase, with protein sequence MKKVVVTGASSGIGKEISLRLLNLGYMVIGISRSVDNADFNSENFTSLKADLSNSASTISTCNSIAQDDIYMLINCAGFGKFEPHEELSTKTIADMVYLNLTAPMLLTNACLRNLKKNSGYLINISSIEAIKASKFAAVYSATKAGLKAFSDSLFEETRKSGLSVTNINPDMTQTNFYDELRFETSSKDDERLLASDIADAVEHIISMRKGAVVSEYTIRSLNFGISKKKL encoded by the coding sequence TTGAAAAAAGTTGTTGTAACTGGAGCTAGTAGCGGAATCGGGAAAGAGATTAGTTTAAGACTTTTAAACCTAGGGTACATGGTTATCGGCATTAGCAGAAGTGTTGACAATGCTGATTTTAACAGTGAAAATTTTACATCTCTTAAAGCTGATCTATCAAACTCTGCTTCAACAATCTCTACATGTAACAGTATTGCCCAAGACGATATCTACATGTTAATCAACTGCGCCGGATTTGGAAAATTTGAGCCACATGAAGAGTTAAGCACTAAAACTATTGCAGATATGGTTTATCTCAATCTTACAGCACCTATGCTGCTTACCAATGCATGTCTGAGAAATTTGAAAAAAAACAGTGGTTACCTTATAAATATAAGCAGTATTGAGGCTATAAAAGCTAGCAAATTTGCAGCAGTTTACTCTGCAACAAAAGCTGGATTAAAAGCTTTTAGCGACTCTCTTTTTGAAGAGACACGAAAAAGCGGACTAAGCGTTACAAATATAAATCCCGATATGACCCAAACAAATTTCTATGATGAGCTTAGATTTGAGACAAGCTCTAAAGATGATGAAAGGCTGTTGGCTTCGGATATAGCTGACGCTGTTGAGCATATAATCAGCATGAGGAAAGGTGCCGTTGTAAGCGAATATACCATAAGAAGTCTGAATTTTGGGATTTCTAAAAAGAAGCTATAG
- the fliS gene encoding flagellar export chaperone FliS encodes MYGSAAHNIYAQNNVEVESPAKLIEMLYEGVLRFNAQAKKAIKDGDIEKRVYWINRSTSIIVELVSILDLNQGGVSEYLNGLYNYEIQLLAEANMDNDISKIDEVSNVFKGLSDAWRETNNVAH; translated from the coding sequence ATGTATGGTAGCGCAGCTCATAATATTTATGCACAGAATAATGTAGAAGTGGAGTCTCCAGCTAAGCTCATAGAGATGCTTTATGAGGGTGTTCTTCGGTTTAACGCACAGGCGAAAAAGGCCATAAAAGATGGGGATATCGAAAAAAGAGTCTATTGGATAAATCGTTCTACATCTATTATTGTAGAGCTCGTCTCTATTCTAGACCTTAATCAGGGTGGGGTGTCTGAATATTTAAATGGACTTTATAATTATGAAATTCAACTTTTAGCGGAAGCTAACATGGATAATGACATATCAAAAATAGATGAAGTAAGTAATGTTTTTAAAGGTCTCTCGGATGCATGGAGAGAAACGAACAATGTGGCTCACTAG
- the fliD gene encoding flagellar filament capping protein FliD, whose translation MSISSVGVGSGILTQDVMDQLRAADESSRITPIDLNLANEGDKKDALEIIDANMTNLTDAINELKSHALFGERSSDVTGTAVEVVAAANSDIQDFTLTVGNLATKQIEESGAFTASTETIANAAGSMNLNIDGVDFTIDYDATTTLNDFKNAINSVAGEKVDATVVQINSGEFRLFVSSADTGTTQNITMTDNSAALKDTRLTIGLTALQSGVDANFTFNGQAITRTSNNVSDLVTGLDITLKEVGTSSVSVAQNRDTIMEKFDSFVEHYNAAITELNNMTKPSTESGERGIFSSESTIKGMKSSIEDMISGVGGGVGSLFDYGFNVDKDGVMTLNKDTLNKALDDNSTNVEAFFAGGTYTNADLTTTVVDGAFVDMSTIIEGYTKYNATLDQFKTSITESISTLEERKISVTEQLDDKYAILKKQFIAYDLMISRFNSASSMFTQMAEAQSAASN comes from the coding sequence ATGTCTATTAGTTCAGTGGGCGTTGGCTCAGGTATATTAACACAAGACGTTATGGATCAATTGAGGGCTGCTGATGAATCAAGTCGGATTACGCCTATAGATTTAAATCTAGCAAACGAGGGTGACAAAAAAGATGCACTAGAAATTATTGATGCTAATATGACTAACCTTACAGATGCGATTAATGAACTAAAAAGTCATGCACTTTTTGGTGAGCGATCTTCTGATGTAACAGGTACCGCGGTAGAAGTTGTCGCAGCAGCTAACAGTGATATTCAAGACTTCACATTAACAGTTGGTAACTTAGCTACAAAGCAGATAGAAGAATCTGGTGCCTTTACGGCTAGCACAGAGACGATCGCCAATGCGGCTGGTAGCATGAACTTAAATATTGATGGGGTAGACTTTACAATTGATTATGACGCAACAACAACTTTAAATGATTTTAAAAATGCTATTAACAGTGTCGCTGGAGAAAAGGTTGATGCTACTGTTGTTCAGATAAACAGCGGTGAGTTTCGTTTGTTTGTTAGTTCTGCTGATACTGGAACAACACAAAATATTACAATGACAGATAATAGTGCAGCTCTAAAGGACACTCGTTTAACTATAGGATTAACAGCATTACAGTCAGGCGTTGATGCAAACTTTACATTTAATGGACAAGCTATCACTCGTACTAGCAATAATGTAAGTGATTTGGTGACTGGCTTAGATATTACTCTCAAAGAAGTTGGAACCTCTTCTGTAAGTGTGGCTCAAAATCGTGATACTATAATGGAGAAATTTGATAGTTTTGTAGAGCATTACAATGCAGCAATTACTGAACTAAACAATATGACAAAGCCAAGTACAGAATCAGGGGAAAGGGGTATATTTTCTTCAGAAAGTACTATTAAGGGTATGAAAAGCAGTATTGAAGATATGATTAGCGGTGTTGGTGGTGGTGTTGGTTCTTTATTTGATTATGGGTTCAATGTCGATAAAGATGGAGTTATGACTTTGAATAAAGATACTTTGAATAAAGCACTAGATGATAACTCAACAAATGTAGAAGCATTTTTTGCTGGGGGTACTTACACTAATGCAGATTTAACTACAACGGTGGTTGATGGTGCATTTGTTGATATGTCAACTATCATAGAAGGGTATACAAAATATAATGCAACTCTTGACCAGTTTAAAACTTCTATTACAGAATCTATTTCAACGCTGGAGGAAAGAAAGATTTCTGTCACAGAACAGCTTGATGATAAATATGCGATTCTTAAAAAACAGTTTATCGCCTACGATTTAATGATTAGTAGATTCAATTCGGCTTCATCAATGTTTACTCAAATGGCAGAAGCTCAGTCAGCTGCTTCAAATTAG
- a CDS encoding methyltransferase domain-containing protein: protein MQSQILNVIKSEEIHSLQDNILSKFIEGTLFIINEDLSLHGIITDGDVRKCFSNNLCHNIEDNISLNPKKILSSQSASDALLVLRENQINILAVVDENNKLIGYITLHMLLDSFSPERLYISDDESTNDSNEQRHLARYKFATNFLAQSSETLDCACGSGYGSKMLSLYSNSVLGVDLSNDAITFAKQNNFSSNINFKQSDLSMLDFDASSFDSIVSIETLEHIPHDTFLNFLTNISTWIKSGGVFIGSSPMLRYKDNKPYVTNPYHINEMPKQEFINAIKTRLINFEIHFYYQDQDRFLPLCDEHTGFCIVVARKR from the coding sequence ATGCAAAGTCAAATATTAAACGTAATAAAATCAGAGGAAATCCACTCTTTACAAGACAACATTTTAAGTAAGTTTATTGAAGGAACTCTTTTCATAATAAATGAAGACTTATCGCTGCATGGAATTATTACCGATGGTGATGTAAGAAAATGTTTTTCTAATAACTTATGCCATAATATAGAAGACAATATATCTTTAAATCCAAAAAAAATATTATCCTCACAAAGCGCATCCGATGCACTACTTGTTTTAAGAGAAAACCAAATAAATATCTTAGCCGTTGTTGATGAAAATAATAAACTAATTGGCTACATAACGCTACATATGCTTTTGGATAGTTTCTCACCAGAGAGATTATATATAAGCGATGATGAATCTACAAATGACTCAAATGAGCAAAGACATTTGGCTAGATATAAATTTGCTACAAACTTTTTAGCTCAAAGTTCAGAGACTCTTGACTGTGCATGCGGTTCTGGATATGGCAGTAAAATGTTGTCATTATATTCAAATAGTGTATTGGGAGTTGACCTTTCAAATGATGCTATAACTTTTGCTAAACAAAATAACTTTTCAAGCAATATCAACTTTAAACAAAGCGACCTTTCAATGCTAGACTTTGATGCTTCTTCATTTGACAGCATCGTATCAATAGAGACATTAGAACATATTCCGCACGATACATTTTTGAACTTTTTAACAAATATATCTACTTGGATTAAAAGTGGCGGGGTATTTATTGGTTCATCTCCTATGCTCAGATATAAAGACAATAAGCCATACGTCACAAATCCATACCACATAAACGAAATGCCAAAACAAGAGTTTATTAATGCAATAAAAACAAGACTAATAAACTTTGAAATACACTTTTACTATCAAGATCAAGACAGGTTTTTACCACTTTGTGATGAGCATACTGGTTTTTGTATAGTAGTAGCAAGGAAACGTTAA
- a CDS encoding radical SAM/SPASM domain-containing protein encodes MDYKQTLQNSINRIEELVSKDIHLSNEGFPLPSWIELSPIDVCNRACVFCPKSDDSIAPNQNQKMLPKLYEKIATELKNINFSGTIMLAGYGEPLLNKDIINMCKTFSTFCNVEITTNGDPLNLQYIQDLYNAGLNKIIVSMYDGEHQIEEFKKLFLDADISEDKYILRDRWYTQDDNYGVKLTNRAGVLINENKIDTHKQCFYPSYSMMVDWNGDVFLCTQDWNRRIKTGNLMISTVIEVWTSQILKKYRTHLSNASRDLPPCNRCDANGTLHGEEHAKLWTQYYEK; translated from the coding sequence ATGGACTATAAACAGACCTTACAAAATAGTATAAATAGAATTGAAGAACTAGTTAGTAAAGATATTCATTTAAGTAATGAAGGATTTCCTTTGCCAAGCTGGATAGAGCTAAGTCCAATAGATGTCTGTAATAGAGCCTGTGTATTTTGCCCAAAAAGTGATGATAGCATAGCGCCTAATCAAAACCAAAAAATGCTTCCAAAACTTTATGAAAAAATTGCAACAGAATTAAAAAATATAAACTTTTCAGGGACTATAATGCTAGCAGGCTATGGTGAGCCGCTATTAAATAAAGATATTATAAACATGTGCAAAACTTTTAGTACATTTTGTAATGTGGAAATAACTACAAACGGCGACCCATTAAATTTACAATATATTCAAGACTTATATAACGCTGGTCTTAATAAAATCATAGTAAGCATGTACGATGGTGAACACCAAATAGAAGAGTTTAAAAAACTATTTTTGGATGCCGATATATCAGAAGATAAATACATACTTCGGGATAGATGGTATACACAAGATGATAATTATGGAGTTAAACTTACAAATAGAGCTGGTGTATTAATAAATGAAAATAAAATAGATACGCATAAGCAGTGCTTTTACCCGTCATACTCTATGATGGTAGATTGGAATGGCGATGTCTTCTTGTGCACCCAAGATTGGAATAGACGTATAAAAACAGGAAACTTAATGATAAGTACAGTTATTGAAGTTTGGACATCACAAATACTTAAAAAATACAGAACACACCTTTCGAATGCTTCAAGGGACCTACCGCCGTGTAATAGATGTGATGCTAATGGAACACTGCATGGAGAAGAGCATGCAAAATTATGGACTCAATATTATGAAAAATAA
- a CDS encoding aspartate aminotransferase family protein, producing the protein MQNYGLNIMKNKSLVLNEGYAPDDNKLYIKESYDCYIKDVKNNIYIDTAMGGGSFVLGHAQKFIQNEIIKQLKKGSLYTLPNEKTHELASLLNQAIPNFNRFVFCSTGSEATMRAIRIARAYTNKKKIAIFSGSWHGSHDLLMVDDTYVGNEQVPKKILKSNGMLHDILKNIILLPYNQEKAFEIITKNKNDLAMVLIEPAQGSNPRDDIKGFLQNLRKTTQEHDILLGFDEIITGFRVALGGAQEYYGIKADIATYGKAVGGGLPLAVVAGTQKVMQTIKVGTKENPQSIFMGGTFSANPLSITASYTMLKHLIKNKNKIYPKLEKKSKYFRDSINKICQINEVSAHMIGINSMLRFIFTSFPVTSRHSRDQHEKSIEIQSLFYKNMLENHKIHIASNRINFLSIKHKKKDIDKIIKAYEIEIKRFKEMGYL; encoded by the coding sequence ATGCAAAATTATGGACTCAATATTATGAAAAATAAATCTTTAGTTTTAAATGAAGGTTATGCTCCAGATGACAATAAATTATATATCAAAGAGTCTTATGATTGCTATATTAAAGATGTAAAAAATAATATTTATATTGATACAGCTATGGGTGGTGGAAGCTTTGTGCTTGGACACGCTCAAAAATTCATCCAAAATGAAATAATTAAGCAGCTTAAAAAAGGCTCATTATATACACTGCCTAATGAAAAAACGCATGAACTCGCATCATTACTAAATCAAGCAATTCCAAACTTTAATAGATTCGTATTTTGTTCAACTGGATCAGAAGCCACAATGCGTGCCATAAGAATTGCTAGAGCATATACAAACAAGAAGAAGATTGCAATTTTTAGTGGTAGCTGGCACGGAAGTCATGATTTACTTATGGTTGACGACACGTACGTAGGTAATGAGCAAGTTCCAAAAAAGATTTTGAAGTCAAACGGAATGCTTCATGATATACTTAAAAACATCATTCTTCTTCCGTACAATCAAGAAAAAGCATTTGAAATCATCACAAAGAATAAAAATGACTTAGCTATGGTACTTATTGAGCCTGCACAGGGCTCAAATCCAAGAGATGATATTAAGGGCTTTTTGCAAAACTTACGAAAAACTACACAAGAGCACGATATTCTCTTAGGATTCGATGAAATAATAACAGGGTTTAGAGTTGCTCTTGGTGGAGCACAAGAATATTATGGGATAAAAGCTGATATAGCCACTTATGGCAAAGCAGTTGGAGGTGGTCTTCCATTAGCTGTAGTAGCAGGCACACAAAAAGTTATGCAAACCATAAAAGTAGGCACTAAAGAAAATCCACAGTCTATTTTTATGGGTGGAACTTTCTCTGCAAATCCTCTAAGTATCACAGCATCTTATACTATGCTAAAGCATCTCATAAAAAATAAAAATAAAATCTATCCTAAACTCGAAAAAAAATCTAAGTACTTTAGAGATTCTATCAATAAAATATGTCAGATAAATGAAGTATCCGCACATATGATAGGTATAAATTCAATGTTAAGATTTATCTTCACATCATTCCCAGTAACATCAAGACACTCCAGAGATCAACATGAAAAGAGCATAGAGATACAAAGCCTTTTTTATAAAAACATGCTAGAAAATCACAAAATTCATATAGCTTCCAATAGAATCAATTTTTTATCAATAAAACATAAGAAAAAAGATATAGATAAAATTATAAAAGCTTATGAAATTGAAATCAAAAGATTTAAAGAAATGGGATATCTATAA
- a CDS encoding class I SAM-dependent methyltransferase — MSKEFIFKKDGDTIEFVGDFNGLYKSEQNPWEQSNDEDSILSKYYKSSRQTLYESIKDIKNIKNGCEVGCGLGYVTTSLNEIVKFDGIDISDVAVSKASKKFKNIEFFANDIGSNIFIHPKTYDVVVLNQILWYILKDMDNVVKNIDTILNKNGFLIISTLFLKNQKYGNEIIGSFDDLLRYWIETDKYRTIKANIDYGDDKEEYQDSILILQRKD, encoded by the coding sequence ATGTCAAAAGAATTTATTTTTAAAAAAGATGGTGATACAATTGAGTTTGTCGGTGATTTTAATGGTTTATATAAAAGTGAACAAAATCCTTGGGAGCAATCGAATGATGAAGACTCTATATTGTCTAAATACTATAAATCTTCAAGACAAACTTTATATGAGAGCATTAAAGATATAAAAAATATAAAAAATGGATGCGAGGTTGGATGTGGTCTTGGTTATGTTACGACAAGCCTAAATGAAATAGTTAAGTTTGATGGTATTGATATCAGTGATGTAGCCGTCAGCAAAGCATCAAAAAAATTCAAAAACATAGAATTCTTTGCAAATGACATTGGATCTAATATCTTTATTCATCCAAAGACTTATGATGTAGTAGTATTAAACCAAATACTGTGGTATATATTAAAAGACATGGATAATGTTGTAAAAAATATTGATACTATTTTAAATAAAAATGGATTTTTAATTATTTCTACACTATTTTTAAAAAATCAAAAATACGGCAATGAGATTATTGGCAGCTTTGATGATTTATTAAGATATTGGATTGAGACTGATAAATACAGAACAATAAAAGCAAATATAGACTATGGTGATGATAAAGAAGAGTATCAAGACAGCATACTAATTCTTCAAAGAAAAGATTAA